Proteins encoded together in one Impatiens glandulifera chromosome 1, dImpGla2.1, whole genome shotgun sequence window:
- the LOC124922104 gene encoding uncharacterized protein LOC124922104, with product MDDKKQSKEVALDDLTGDSRQEQPIVDENVGQVVSAEVNMEASISSDDVTRAGGFGARDDISSFLPVASDSTDFEASLRDAREYEDPQEEIKRPGLGWTESKK from the coding sequence ATGGATGATAAAAAGCAATCAAAGGAAGTTGCATTGGATGATCTAACAGGTGATTCGAGACAAGAACAACCCATCGTAGATGAAAATGTGGGGCAAGTTGTTTCGGCCGAAGTGAACATGGAAGCTTCCATTTCATCAGACGATGTGACGAGGGCAGGAGGATTTGGAGCTAGAGATGACATTAGCAGCTTTCTTCCGGTTGCAAGTGACTCAACAGATTTCGAAGCTTCTCTTCGTGATGCTCGAGAATATGAAGATCCTCAAGAGGAGATTAAGAGACCCGGCCTTGGATGGACTGAatctaaaaagtaa